The Candidatus Limnocylindria bacterium nucleotide sequence CACGAAGCTCTTGCCCTCGAGACGTGACTCGTCGCCGTTCCACATCGCCAGACATACGCGGAGGGTGTCCTCGAGCCAATCGAATCGCTTGGCGACCGGCGGGAACGGTATGCCGAGGCTCTTGGCTTCGTATTCGTTCCAGCCCGCGCCGATCCCGAGCATTCCGCGTCCGCCGGACAGGACGTCGAGTGTTGTCACGATCTTCGCGGTCACACCCGGGTACCGGTAGGGCGCACCCGTCACGACCGTGATGAGCCGCGCGCGCGACGTGTTCGCGGCAAGGTAGCCGAGCGTCGTATAGGCCTCGAGCATCTCGAGCTCGGGTGGGCCGAGCGATCCGATCTGGAAGAAATGGTCCATCACACCGATGAGGTCGAAACCGCTCTCGTCGGCGGTACGCGCGACGTTCGCGAGGGTGGGACCGACCTCGTTGGCGCCGCCGGGCCAGCTGAATGAGGGGATCTGAAGTCCGATCTTCATCGAGACGTCGGTGTGCTAGCCGACCTTTAGCCGATCCGCGAAGTACTTGCGGACCTTCTGCACCTTCGGGCGCGCATTGAAGAGGATGTACGGGCTCAGCGGATTCCGCTCGGCGTAATCCTGGTGATAGGCCTCGGCCGCGTAGAAGCGCTCGAGGGGCAGGACCTCGGTGACGATGGGCCGATCGAAGACGTGCGCGGCGTCGAGCTGCTTGATGTACTCCTCGGCGACGCGACGCTGCTCGTCATCGGCGTAGAAGATCACGGAGCGGTACTGCCGCCCGACATCCGGACCCTGCCGATCCCGCGTCGTCGGATCGTGCGCGATCGAGAAGAAGACCTTGAGGATCTGTCCGAAGCTCATCTTCCCGGGATCGAAGCGCACCTCGACGGCCTCCGCGTGATCGGTCCGGCCGCTCGAGACCGTCTCGTAGTCCGCTGAATCGGAAGAGCCACCGGCGTATCCGGACGTGACCGCGGATACGCCATCGAGCTGTTTGTAGACCGCCTCGACGCACCAGAAGCATCCGCCAGCGAGGACGGCAACGCCCTCAGCACCCGCGCCGCGCGCGATGTCTGTAGCCGGATCGGGGAACTTCTCAGGCGAGACCATCGGTCAATCCATGATGCACCCCTGCCGCAGGACGGGCCGGGGGGTGTGGCGCATCACTTGGCCGCACCGCGTGGCGACCGATCCGTGTAACGGATCACGGCGATAGGCCTACGACGATTCGCGGACATTACCCCTCTGCAGATGGGTGTTCGCCCGTCGCTCCAAGAGTCACGCTGCGTCCATGCA carries:
- a CDS encoding LLM class F420-dependent oxidoreductase produces the protein MKIGLQIPSFSWPGGANEVGPTLANVARTADESGFDLIGVMDHFFQIGSLGPPELEMLEAYTTLGYLAANTSRARLITVVTGAPYRYPGVTAKIVTTLDVLSGGRGMLGIGAGWNEYEAKSLGIPFPPVAKRFDWLEDTLRVCLAMWNGDESRLEGKSFVFERPLNSPQSLTRPHPPIMIGGMGEQKTLRLVARYADACNLFPTPQVAHKLDVLKRHCEREKRDYDDIEKTTMFGFDVGERGENVGAIVERLRGLARLGFTTAIGGVRDVDKITPLEIMAREIIPAVAAF
- the msrA gene encoding peptide-methionine (S)-S-oxide reductase MsrA, with protein sequence MVSPEKFPDPATDIARGAGAEGVAVLAGGCFWCVEAVYKQLDGVSAVTSGYAGGSSDSADYETVSSGRTDHAEAVEVRFDPGKMSFGQILKVFFSIAHDPTTRDRQGPDVGRQYRSVIFYADDEQRRVAEEYIKQLDAAHVFDRPIVTEVLPLERFYAAEAYHQDYAERNPLSPYILFNARPKVQKVRKYFADRLKVG